Genomic DNA from Candidatus Sphingomonas phytovorans:
TTCGCTTCCTGGGCGAAGACGGCGCCCGACGGTTTCGTCTTCGCGCTCAAGGCCTCGCGCTTCTGCACCAACCGCAAGGTCCTCGCCGATTCGGGTGACTCGATCGCCAAGTTCGTCGGCCAGGGCATCGTCGAACTGGGCGACAAGCTCGGCCCGATCCTGTGGCAGTTCATGGCGACCAAGAAATTCGAGCCGGATGATTTCGCCGCTTTCCTGAAGCTGCTGCCCGCGTCGCATGAAGGTGTCGCGCTCCGCCACGCGATCCAGGTGCGGCACGACAGTTTCCATGTACCGGAATTCGTCGCGATGGCGCGCGCCGCTGGTGTCGCCCTGGTCTTCGCCGATTCGGCCGAATACCCGGCGATTGCCGATGTCACCGGTGATTTCGTCTACGCCCGGCTGGAAAAGGCGGTCGAGTCGGTTCCTACAGGCTATACGCCCGCCGAACTCGATCGCTGGCTGGATATCGCGAAGAGCTGGGCAGCAGGCGGCCAGCCGGCGGATGCCGCCTTGCCCTATGCCTCGTCCGAGCCGCCGGCGAAGACGCCGCGCGATACCTTCGTCTTCTTCATCAACGGGGCGAAGGTCCGGGCCCCTGCGGGCGCGATGGCGCTGCTCGAACGGATCAACGCGGCCGGTTGATCAGCCCCGGTCAGCGCGGCGCCGCGCCGCCCTGTCCCATGATCGCCGCCGTCTCGATCGTGTCGAGCGCCTGGCGCGCGCCGATGTAGCGCCGCGCGGCGGTCGTCCAGCGTTCCGCCTGGGGCGCGCCGGGCATGCGCGCCACTTCGGCCAGCGCTGCCTCGACATGGCCGGCTTCGAGAGTCCGCCGGGCACGGGCGAGCCGGTCGGCGGGCAGTGGCGAGGGGGTGTCGGCGCGGTGCAGGACGATGAGGTTGCCCAGCTCGCGCCTCAGGCTGGCGAGCCAGCCGTCGCTCGCCGCGCCGGTCCTCAGCTCGGATGAGATCGCGTCGAGCCCGACGCGCAGATCCTCGATCGTCACCGGCTGCTGCGCCGCCTGGATGATCGTGCCGGTCGCCTCGGGCTGGATCGGGCCGAAGCGCTGGCGCAGCTGCTCCTCGATATAGCCGAGCGGCAGGCCGCGATCGATCTGGCGCCGCGCCGCGAAGGCGATCATCAGCCCCTCGGCGCGATTGGCATAGCCGGAGGCGAGGCGCGCCTGTCCGCTCACGCTCGTGGTTCGGGCCTCCAGTTCGGCAAGGCGCGCGGCCAGCTCGTTCTCGCGGGTCGAGAGCGCATCCAGGTCGATCGCCGGGGCCGCCGCGGTACCGCTGCCCGGTACGATCACCACAGGCGTACGCTGGCCGTCGGCGGTGGAAGCGATCGGCAGCGTCACGGTGGCGACCGGCCTCGGGGCGAACCATTGCGGAAAGGCATAGAGCCCCAGCGCCATCGCGCACAGGCCGGCGATGAAGGCGACTGCCCCCAGGATCGCCGCGGTGCGCCAGCCCAGCTTGCGGGATGGCGCCGTAAGGGTCGGCTGCTCGTCGCTCATGCCGTCTTATCTCCGCGCATGCTCACCCGGTCAATCGCGTGCGCGCCGCCTCGATCAACGCGGCGTCATTGGGTGCGGCGGCTATGGCGACCCACTTCCAGCCGCTTCCGGCGGCCGACGCGACGGCAGGGCTGAACGCGGCGATGGCGATCGAGGACCGCGCCAGGCCATGTTCTTCAGCGAGTTCGCCAAGCCGGATGGCTGCCCGCGCCGAATGCAGCAGGGCGATCGATCCTTCCAGCGGCCCAAGCTGGGCCGCCGTCACTGGCAAGGGCTCGCTGGCATAGACGGCGATGGCCCGGGTGATCCAGCCACCTTCCTCGACGGATCGCTCCCTTCCGCCGAGGTGCAGCGCACGGGCAATGCCGTGATCCCGCGCGAGCAGCGCCGCTGCGTCGGATTCTCCGAACGCCATGACGTCAAACCCGGCCGCGCGGCTGATTTCCGCGGTTCTCGCGCCCACCGCCAGAACTGGCAGATGCCGTAATGAATCAAGCCCGACCCCTCCGAAGTGCACCGCATTGGCGCTTGTCAGCAGCAGGGCGTCGAACGCGGCGGGATCGAGAACCGCCCAGTCGAGCGTGCGGATTTCGAACAGGGGCAGCCGGATCGCGCGCAGGCCCAATGCCTCGATCCGTCCGGCGGTCGCGGCGTTGCCCGGTTCCGGGCGCAGCACCGCGAAGGCCGGTGTCATGCCGCGAACAGCCGTCTTACTGCCGGCGGCGCCCGGTCGAGCAGGTCGCGTGCCAGCCGGTCGGCGATGGCCGGGTCCCCCGCCGCGCCCGACGCCTCGCCGGAAACATGCGCGCTGCCATCCTCGGCCAGCAGCTCAGCGCGGATCGTCGTCCGCGCGCCGTCGACCGTGGCGAGCGCGGCGACCGGCGAATGGCAATCCGCCTTCAGCGCGGCGAGCAGCGCCCGCTCGATCAGCACGCATCCGCGCGTCTCGGCATGATCGATCGCGCCAAGCAAGGTCAGCATCCGCTCGTCGTTGGCGCGTGCCTCGATCCCGACCGCGCCCTGCGCCGGTGCTGGCAGCATGACGTCATTCGGGATCGGCGCGCCGATTTCCGCGC
This window encodes:
- a CDS encoding DUF72 domain-containing protein, giving the protein MSNGMIRTGIGGWTYEPWRGVFFPDGLSQKRELEYASRAVTAIEVNGTYYGSQKPATFASWAKTAPDGFVFALKASRFCTNRKVLADSGDSIAKFVGQGIVELGDKLGPILWQFMATKKFEPDDFAAFLKLLPASHEGVALRHAIQVRHDSFHVPEFVAMARAAGVALVFADSAEYPAIADVTGDFVYARLEKAVESVPTGYTPAELDRWLDIAKSWAAGGQPADAALPYASSEPPAKTPRDTFVFFINGAKVRAPAGAMALLERINAAG
- a CDS encoding uroporphyrinogen-III synthase, with protein sequence MTPAFAVLRPEPGNAATAGRIEALGLRAIRLPLFEIRTLDWAVLDPAAFDALLLTSANAVHFGGVGLDSLRHLPVLAVGARTAEISRAAGFDVMAFGESDAAALLARDHGIARALHLGGRERSVEEGGWITRAIAVYASEPLPVTAAQLGPLEGSIALLHSARAAIRLGELAEEHGLARSSIAIAAFSPAVASAAGSGWKWVAIAAAPNDAALIEAARTRLTG